The segment gggtatctatccggtatggtgttttcattaagtttcttaaggtctattactaatctatgtttaggagttccgtcctcatttactcccttctttggtactactattaccggtgaattatatgggcttttactaggtctgattataccttcatctaacattttacttatttcgttattaatgaaatcgttaaccgaataagcgtatggatactgcttgccatataccggtctatcatgtttagtgttaatctctccttttatatccgttctgaacggtaactgtaaatttatattggcatggtcttcttcgatgatagataccattttctctctgagattttctaaattgtcctctttgtaggttattgtgttaaacaatttcatttttttcaattcagaatttgcataattttgaatgtcggatatttctacgacggcgcgttcaggatttttgcatcccaaacttttaaattgttcattgtcggataattcaacgacggcgtgttcaggattctttaatcccaaactattcgaacttttagtgtcggatgattcaacgacggcgtgctcaggatattttaaccccaaactattaaaactttggatgtcggataattcaacgacggcgggctcaggatatttgaatcccaaactattgacggataattcttcgtcggcgtgctcaggattttttgatcccaagctatataaacttccttctacctttactgaatcacttttcatttctttttcttcttcaaaatatttttatacccgatactcaaaatgagtattggggtatattagatttgtggtaaaagtggatgtgtgtaacgtccagaaggaatcgtttccgaccccataaagtatatacatatattcttgatcagcatcaatagccgagtcgattgagccctgtctgtctgtccgtccgtccgtccgtccgtccccttcagcgcctagtgctcaaagactataagagctagagcaacgatgttttggatccagacttctgtgatatgtcactgctacaaaaatatttcaaaacttcgccccgcccacttccgcccccacaaaggacgaaaatctgtggcatctacatttttaaagatacgataaaaccaaaaacgcagaatccagtttctcctcattgtctttataacttaaagtcccctttcctgtatcaataacagctccgattttctttaataggttaaatcctattagtaaatctgcctccattccatctatttcataaaacacttgttttgtgttgaaaatagttatattatggaaatatttaattattgaaaacccattcactgtagcaactttcttataaattgataattcttttttattttcgtaaattcccttttttatataacaggaagttgctcccgtatctatcaaaacttttaattctctgtttatttttttatccactctttttaagtagggcagacctacttcgggggctgatctaaaaaatggtcctcctcaatgttatttatccgcattgctttattagccggttgttccgacatttcgtttggctttcgtttctgcgcctgattttcgttagactgattattcggttatacgtttgccctaaaatgctgagcttggttataattgttattatttctcctataataaccgttagtattctcccgataatttctattattattatttcccctgaattgattgctgttctgtcggttcttgatttgtatcgattcgtctacatccattggttctggggcctgattttgttgtctattacccaagaaatagggttgtccccatgacatgttattcctctgaagatcccttttttggtcgaatggtgaactattagtccttggttgtcgttggttgaatcttaatgtattgtagttattattccctgaatttctggggccactgaattggtaggcaaattgggcccgaatgttatttgattgcaattcctgtacctttgccaaggcattcggtaaatctgggggattcaatgaaaataggatttctgcaatgccgccgtttaggccagtgacaaaaatgcgtaaggcattgtctctaattttttatttgattctttcgtgatttcactgtcctttccgtgagtcattattgtcttatttattaacaaggtcattttcttgttaacctcgttatagaaatctattattgaaaggttcccttgtcggagaacgcttaactcctgttctattatgtaaattggtctcttgtcactgtaaacaaagtcaagtcgtgaaagtatggcatcaaaatttaaaactgtcccgtggttggtcagtgcgtcatgtgctggtcctgttattttgtttctcaaaattgttaaggcaatataatattgcttacttcctttcttatataacttcactgcagtttctgcagcttccctccatcctttaatgtggtgtcatcttttattgtctcgtctattgcttctgcctgataatctgatacctgatcggatttagtttctatttgttgttttaaatttacaatttgctcctgtacttgtgaaatttgaagtgctatcaattgtttgaccagatctgcagtaagatcggtccttgtttgtgagttaatcatttttagtttttcaaaatctaaagttagttgatccaccttaaatttttcttatatgtttgtttttataatctaatataaactaattgaacttatatatttattaatacaacttttgctcacgaactatccggtaggggtcgtccttcttagtttggctgacagatcttcgaacgggtcttccttcttgatttcggctgacaggtcttcgaacgggtcttccttcttaaatttctttgtttaactgggtcttctgggggtcttccttctttggtttagctgatagtttcactttctttgtgttttggtttggttggttttgtttaaaaactttggtttttttgttttttttgtatttttgaattgtcttgattagcttttgtatttatttgtattttgtattgtatttgtatttgtatttgtattgtatattgcatttatttttgcacaccctaagctccggtttgtttcctttttatctcactttttcttatcttatatctcacagtcactccgcgtttttatatctgaaggatttattccattaattaattgtccttcgggtttcggcacgacgcaacacttttattattcggtgctttttatacaacgtcgccccacgttgggcgccaattaaataactgcggtagcggattgtgtttttaaaaagtttttattttacttctaacttcactgatatagatttaagtagagggtcacaaaggattccgcgcaaagggtttgcgtgatcttaatttttagctcgactttgcggtgtcgcttctggatcaagactgacttgaactttctgatctttgcatcgttgatccctttcgggaatagtttttctataaacatttcaattgatttcgccatcccgagtattggatttcgtcatccaaagagagaactgtaaaatgcctaaagtgcaggatctgcagaaagccgggagtgagattgtttatgagaagccgggtgtgggcaaacattggttttccatttaggcgagtgtcaaagattgggattgcggcgggggCCCTTgcgattgtacatcttagaaatcaattaggcggaggcccaagattgaaattgttttcgttttggaaagccaaagattgtttacaactcgtataagagctcaatagaattgggtacgttaacttgtaTGTATATTTGGATTCACTTTAAATGACATTTCGACAGCACAACAGCAAGTTACAACCATTTGGTTAATGGAAACCTAATCGCTCGATTATCGCGATTAAGCATACTGAACTTGTAGTGTCCAACTATtcgaaaatcaaaagaaaaaggaaaaggtcGAACAAGTTAGGTACACTTTCTAGAAAGATACTTTTCATACCGCCCTCGCTAGCATAGctcgaagaaattggtggaatgcaggagatccagaagatcatccgattgcacagttatgtTAAAGCTTAAAGCTCAGCTTAGAAATGCAATAGGTACAGGCGAATAGACTTTCTTCATGTGAAATCATTCCCCTGCATAGCACACGTATATATAGATTTTCGTGATAGCAATCGCAGAGTGAATGGTGAAGACACGTGGAGTTACATAACTTCCAATTTTTCGCTATTATCCAATCATCCACTGTTTATTTGGATTAATAAATCCGAACAGTGGCTTTAGCTGAACTATCCGAGGGAAAAGTgcaaataaagtgaaattcttGAAAGAAGCAAAGGTACGTTAGTCCACCGTGGAAAGATAAGGTTCTGACACAGTTTTATTTAGGGATAGGAGTACTGGAAAATCTTAATACAGCCAAGCCGGCCAACCAATCTACGGTATCAACTACTAAAACAACAAAGCTGACCGTTTGGGAGTTAGTGCAGTGCACATCCACGGCGGCAAAGTGAAGGCTGAACCGTTGACGTTGGGCTAGCTCAATATCGGAAATCATTTACGTCTCGTGAAAGACCAACCACCATACACCACTGCTGGATGTCCGAACTTCAGTTTGAACCTGCCGATCTCAAAATAACATAATCGGACATAATCGTCACCAACCTACGAAAATTTACAAAGGATTGAGtaattaggctagcctaaACCACATTGCCTCAGAACCACTCTTGCTGTCAgcagatttttgttttattttgattcCCGTGTTTCTCAAGTTAAATTTCAAGTGCAAGTTCCCGTTTGCCTTTATCATTATCACATAAAAATCTATACGCTGCTGCTCTAAGAACCAGCTGTTTAGATCCACATATTCATATCTCGTTTATCATTGTGTTGATTAATGTATATTTTGAAAACTGAGCAATATGAGTTTGGGATAATGTGtttctctttatatatatacatacatttaaACTGACCAACATCTAAATTACACAGCGTATAtaaatgaatccgtcaaagtcatcttgggcccaacgatacaCCGATGAGTTTCATCAATTACTGTGAGTACCACTAGTGGCTGAAACCACAATGCCTATACACCAATGCAGGCGTAAGTTTGTTAaggtagatatatatatactgatttgaaagaatatttccccctcaaatgctcaaatatttaaatttttttttgctgatccaagaagaaggaagtttgtatatttttgtttatttgtaaatGTAAGGAATCGGATTATATCTGTAATTTatgtaaaaaaaatatatatatatcaataCAATCTCTTATGGTTAGGGACATTtgacataaaaataaaatgaattggTAATCATGAATATGTCTGCCTAAGCTAAATATTGTCTCCGTCCGTCAAGTACTTATGCTTATCTCCCTCAAAATGCACTAGAAGATGTTGAATCTTTGAATTGGGACAACGCCCGAATGTAAACGCGTTTGTCATGGTTGGGAGGGTAAAGACTAGGGACATACATCACCGCTGTTCCCTCCATCAGACAGAAGACGAACTACACTTTTTTTCTAAGCGTTTTCTAAATGCGTATCGGCGCAGAGTGGaaatgagttttttttttttattggttattgatattaacgtcgagatcctgtttattttttttttgaagcgCATTATATTGATTTGTGTCAGGAAAACTGTGTAGCTAGGGAagaaagaaccccgaccaatcCGACGAGCTGGACCCGAGCACAGCAAGAATGCGCGCCTTCGAACCTAGCTTCCTATTAACATGAGGTCAGAAAAAAACCATCTATTGGCCAATGTCGGAGTTAGAGCCTAAATAGGCTCTGGCCCTAACTCACTGGCGAAGACTGAACACTACAAACTCAAGCAGCGAACTCTAGGGACCAGGCCATATAACAGACTTACTTAAATagtaaataaatacattaCTTAGTGCTAGATAAGTACACTTCCAGCTAGCAATATCTTCAAGTGGATGATGGCAATATAAGTTGTACAACTCGTAGCTAACTCTCTACGATTGCCCAGAGCTGTGTGCCCGCTTTTTGTGCCAGCGCAGACTGGCAAACTGGGCGAATCGTTTGCCGCACGAGCAGCACTTGTACTTCTTCACGGCCAAATGCAATTCGGTGTGCTTCTTGAGATTGCCGTAGGTGGTAAAGGTCTTGCCACACACCGTGCACAGGTGCTTGCGTATGGCCCAGTGGGAGTTCAAGTGGTCGGTGAAGCGATTCTTCTCGTAGAACCCCTTTGCACAGATGGGGCAGCTGAATGTCGACAGGTTAAGGTGCCTGCGCCGATGTATATCGAAGAAGGACCACGTCTTGAAAGATTTCCCACACAGGTCACAAATGTAGGGCCGCTCTCCAGTGTGCGTCCGCAGGTGGATGGCCACCTCTGTGGAGGTGGCAAAGCGTTTGTCGCACTTCTCGCACGCATAGGGAAAGTCGCGCCGATGCCGTCGAATGTGCACCGTCAGATTGCACGGCATCTGGAAGCCCTTGCCGCAGAGCGTGCATATGAAGGGCGGGGTGCTGTCGTGCCCGGACCGATGCACCTTATACTGGTCGCAGGTCTTGATGAGCTCCGAGCAGACGTCACATCGGAAGGGCCCCAGGTTCTGTTCCAAAAAGTCTGCCAGTCTTGCGTGCAGCAGGGGAATGCTGCACGAGTCCCCTGGGTTGGTGAGTATTTTCCGTTTCTGCGCTGAAAACTCCTTGCGCAGATCGAACAGAGTCTTCTCCAGTTGCTCCGCGGCATATGCCGTATGGAAGGTTATGTTCAGTTCGTCCAACATCTGGGCCAGCGCCTGACTGCGGTAGGCATTCGATCTAAAGTCGGGATGATCCACATCCCACAACGCCGCATAATTGCGATAGATCTCCACAAACTGCAGCTGATCCTCTGCCCTTCCGAATTCAATGGGGCTGGCATCGATGAACTTCGTCTTCTGGTTGGTCTCCACCACACCGACCTTCTGCAAAGCCAAAGAATGGATTTTGTAGGTTCTAGAAATGTAGAAAATCAGTAGACCTACCTTGCTGATCTTGTTAAAGATCTGCTCCTGGAGTATTGGATGCAGAAACTCCATCTCGTCGTAGCACCAGAGCTTGGGCAGATACAATCCCTTGTGTTTGATCACCATGCGCAGCTCCTTGCGATAGCGCGTCCTCAGCTTCAGTATCTCCTTGTGGCACTCCTCGCCGCTCAGCTCGTAGTTGAGCTCCTCCTGCAATTGGGCGGAGATCTCCCGGTACAGCTCCTTCTTGCAGCAGCTGGTATACTCGTAGTGCTGGGGATTCCATAAGCACTCCAGCCGCTTGAACGCATCCAGTATGAAGCTGAGCACCTCACGATACAGGACAGACTTGCTGCAGGACTCGCCATCGGTTTCGCATGACTTTTCGCTTTCGGTGCTATCATTGCTGATCTGTAAGTACTCCTCCAGATGAGTGCGATGTGCGATACGAGAGTCCCGTATCTGGCTACCTACCTTGGCTTCCCTTTCGGCCCGCTTGTTCTCGATGACGCCTCTGAGGAAGTGCATCTTGTCAAAGTACCACAGGCGGGATTTGTACTTCCCGCCGAGGACATTTAGCTTGCTCAGCTCCCGGCGATAGCGGCCACGCAGCTCCTTGAGTACCGCAAATATTTCGACGCCCGTCAGCTGCATCTGGCAGATGCCCTCCAGTGGGGCAGCCAGTCCTCCGTAAACACTCCGCTTGGCATTGTACTTGTAGTCGGGATGCCGGGGATTCCACAACTTTTCCATGCGTTCATAAGCCGCCAGCAGAGAGCCAACGAATTCTCGATTTCGTTCCAGTTCGCGACGAGTGCGCTGCAGGAAGGGAAAGGTGGATCTCTTAGAGAACGATCATATGGGGGAGGGGCCATCATtggcatatatatatatttacacaCCACCTGGAAGTCCACGTTGCTGCCAATGCTACTCGTGGGGGACGTGGGCGGCCCTGGGGTTGGAGGCGTCGCTGGCGGTGTTACCTCCGACACGTTTTCGGGGGAGAACTGTTCTGCATCTGCCGCTCCCGTcactgtctctgcctctgcctccgcctcTTGCCGGTTGGAATCTTTTGCATTCTGGTTTTCCGCCTGACGAAGCTGGCGCTGCATTGCCTGGAGATCCAACAAGCATAAATTTTTcgcataaataaatacatttttgattTGCTTCTGTTTGTGTTTTGTATCTTTAAGATAAGCAATGACCAGGCCACATGATCTTGGCCAGCCTCAGAGGATTGCGAGGGGTTGGGTTTATCGATGGAA is part of the Drosophila miranda strain MSH22 chromosome Y unlocalized genomic scaffold, D.miranda_PacBio2.1 Contig_Y1_pilon, whole genome shotgun sequence genome and harbors:
- the LOC117185961 gene encoding uncharacterized protein LOC117185961, producing MLSLQEQVQQQPPPQPQTFNWQLEDYAYFRKCGELTTSPDVQSFGFNCAFCPAICLPFSVFMDHIRGQHIQDVRRRYEDSEDTIEQTTQTDLMIMEMDCHDIFQLEDQDQTTTDKCTKKSNLTGMEMGTGKESTIPWTSTIDMDIQLMNIVAATPTMQLSHAVGAPEIDLVYVMENPLPPSPPPSADISGDEQTCLQALGPFEVLHEIVGTVTSTPTPSPLAGPGVGVAAPLQPPRYETRRVAMQRQLRQAENQNAKDSNRQEAEAEAETVTGAADAEQFSPENVSEVTPPATPPTPGPPTSPTSSIGSNVDFQVRTRRELERNREFVGSLLAAYERMEKLWNPRHPDYKYNAKRSVYGGLAAPLEGICQMQLTGVEIFAVLKELRGRYRRELSKLNVLGGKYKSRLWYFDKMHFLRGVIENKRAEREAKISNDSTESEKSCETDGESCSKSVLYREVLSFILDAFKRLECLWNPQHYEYTSCCKKELYREISAQLQEELNYELSGEECHKEILKLRTRYRKELRMVIKHKGLYLPKLWCYDEMEFLHPILQEQIFNKISKKVGVVETNQKTKFIDASPIEFGRAEDQLQFVEIYRNYAALWDVDHPDFRSNAYRSQALAQMLDELNITFHTAYAAEQLEKTLFDLRKEFSAQKRKILTNPGDSCSIPLLHARLADFLEQNLGPFRCDVCSELIKTCDQYKVHRSGHDSTPPFICTLCGKGFQMPCNLTVHIRRHRRDFPYACEKCDKRFATSTEVAIHLRTHTGERPYICDLCGKSFKTWSFFDIHRRRHLNLSTFSCPICAKGFYEKNRFTDHLNSHWAIRKHLCTVCGKTFTTYGNLKKHTELHLAVKKYKCCSCGKRFAQFASLRWHKKRAHSSGQS